The proteins below come from a single Mucilaginibacter mali genomic window:
- the asnS gene encoding asparagine--tRNA ligase, with protein sequence MSSRTKIKALLTGTQTGTEVTVKGWVRAFRQNRFIALNDGSTNNNIQIVVDFENTDPTLLKRITVGAAISVTGILTVSLGQGQSVEIPATTIEVLGDCDPDAYPLQLKNRPSLEFLREKAHLRFRTNTFGAIFRVRNTLSFAIHQFLQEKGFVYLHTPVITASDAEGAGETFHVTNFDLNNIPRTETGEIDYKQDFFGRSTNLTVSGQLEGELGAMALSDIYTFGPTFRAENSNTTRHLAEFWMIEPEMAFYDLQDNADLAEGMLKYVISYALDKNKEDLEFLSQRLADEEKQKPQNERSEMSLLDKLQFCLDNDFMRITYTEAIDILRDSSHNKKKKFQYLIEGWGADLQSEHERYLVEKHFKKPVILTDYPKEIKSFYMRQNEDGKTVAAMDILFPGIGEIVGGSQREERLDRLEQRMDELGIPKDELWWYLDTRRFGTCPHAGFGLGFERLVLFVTGMGNIRDVIPFPRFPKNAEF encoded by the coding sequence ATGAGTTCGAGAACTAAAATTAAAGCACTGTTGACCGGCACACAAACCGGTACCGAAGTAACTGTTAAGGGATGGGTACGCGCCTTCCGTCAAAATAGGTTTATCGCTTTAAATGATGGTTCTACCAATAATAACATCCAGATAGTTGTTGATTTTGAGAACACCGACCCTACCCTGCTAAAACGTATTACTGTTGGCGCGGCCATCAGCGTTACCGGTATTTTAACCGTATCGTTAGGCCAGGGACAATCGGTAGAGATACCCGCGACCACTATCGAGGTACTGGGCGATTGTGATCCGGACGCTTATCCGCTGCAATTAAAAAACCGCCCGAGTTTGGAGTTTTTGCGTGAAAAGGCACACCTGCGTTTCCGTACCAATACTTTTGGGGCGATATTCCGTGTGCGGAATACGCTGTCGTTCGCTATCCACCAGTTTTTACAGGAGAAAGGTTTTGTTTACCTGCACACCCCGGTTATTACCGCAAGCGATGCCGAAGGCGCGGGCGAGACTTTCCACGTCACCAACTTCGACCTGAACAATATCCCAAGGACAGAAACCGGCGAGATCGATTACAAACAAGATTTCTTCGGCCGCTCTACTAACTTAACAGTATCAGGTCAGTTAGAAGGTGAGCTTGGTGCGATGGCCCTGAGCGATATCTATACCTTCGGCCCAACTTTCCGTGCCGAAAACTCTAACACCACCCGCCACCTGGCCGAGTTTTGGATGATAGAGCCGGAAATGGCTTTTTACGATCTGCAGGATAACGCCGATTTGGCCGAGGGGATGCTGAAATACGTGATCAGCTATGCTTTGGATAAAAACAAGGAAGACCTGGAGTTTTTAAGCCAGCGCCTGGCTGATGAAGAAAAGCAAAAGCCGCAGAACGAACGCTCTGAAATGAGCCTGCTGGATAAGCTGCAATTTTGTTTGGATAACGACTTTATGCGTATCACTTATACCGAGGCTATCGATATCCTGCGCGATTCATCGCACAATAAAAAGAAAAAGTTCCAGTACTTGATAGAAGGCTGGGGCGCCGACCTGCAATCGGAACACGAACGTTACCTGGTTGAAAAGCACTTTAAAAAACCGGTGATCCTGACCGATTACCCGAAAGAGATCAAATCATTCTACATGCGCCAGAACGAGGACGGCAAAACCGTGGCCGCTATGGATATCCTGTTTCCCGGCATTGGCGAAATAGTAGGCGGTTCGCAACGTGAGGAACGTTTAGATAGACTGGAACAACGTATGGACGAACTGGGTATCCCTAAGGATGAACTGTGGTGGTACCTGGATACCCGCCGCTTCGGCACTTGCCCGCACGCGGGTTTCGGCTTAGGTTTCGAGCGTTTGGTGCTGTTTGTTACCGGTATGGGTAACATCAGGGATGTGATACCTTTCCCAAGGTTCCCGAAGAACGCGGAGTTTTAG
- a CDS encoding DMT family transporter gives MNPKLSLVIGIICIAFSAIFVKLAGVAPVTAAFYRIAIAWALLLPWCLIKRKTIIARTDMWIALLAGVVFASDVAVWNMSILKISATVSTLLANLAPVWVGLISFIFLRKRSGLPFWAGTAVAILGMLILVGYQDLVGLQFNIGIPLAIAASILYAIYILLTKNVLQRTDTLTFMFYNMLGAAVFLLLVNLIQGAPLTNFPAATWGYFIGMGLICQLAGWITINYAISLLPATKTSVALLGQTVVTALIAAIMLHEKLQVKEIVGCMVVLAGIAITFIKKADGVTTG, from the coding sequence ATGAATCCCAAACTTAGTCTCGTCATCGGCATTATCTGCATCGCGTTCTCGGCCATATTTGTAAAGCTGGCCGGGGTGGCGCCGGTTACGGCGGCGTTTTACCGTATTGCTATTGCCTGGGCGCTGCTGCTGCCCTGGTGCCTCATCAAGCGTAAAACCATTATTGCCCGTACCGATATGTGGATAGCGCTGCTGGCCGGCGTGGTCTTCGCTTCGGATGTGGCGGTATGGAATATGTCGATACTAAAGATCAGCGCTACGGTATCAACCCTGCTGGCTAACCTGGCCCCGGTTTGGGTGGGCTTGATCAGTTTTATCTTCCTGCGCAAGCGTTCGGGCCTGCCATTTTGGGCGGGTACGGCGGTAGCTATTTTAGGCATGCTGATACTGGTAGGTTACCAGGATTTGGTTGGTTTGCAATTTAATATCGGTATACCGCTGGCCATAGCCGCCAGCATTTTATACGCTATTTATATCCTGCTTACTAAAAATGTATTGCAGCGCACCGATACCCTCACCTTTATGTTTTACAATATGCTGGGCGCGGCGGTATTTTTGCTGCTGGTTAATTTAATACAGGGCGCTCCGCTAACTAATTTCCCGGCTGCTACCTGGGGCTATTTTATCGGGATGGGTTTAATATGCCAGCTTGCGGGATGGATCACCATTAACTATGCCATCAGCCTTTTGCCGGCTACTAAAACATCGGTAGCCTTGCTGGGGCAAACGGTGGTAACGGCTTTAATAGCGGCGATAATGCTGCACGAAAAATTGCAGGTGAAAGAGATAGTTGGATGTATGGTAGTATTGGCCGGTATTGCTATTACATTTATTAAAAAAGCCGACGGTGTAACAACCGGATAA
- a CDS encoding NAD-dependent epimerase/dehydratase family protein: MSEKILVIGANGQIGTELVNTLRTIHGAAQVIASDINDPAYAIRNSGPFEFVNVLDKDNLHHIFDKHRPTQVYLLAAILSAVGEQKPKMAWDLNMTGLIQVLDLAVEFNVAKVFWPSSIAVFGPHSPQYNTPQYCVMDPNTVYGFSKLAGERWCEYYHAKHGLDVRSLRYPGLIGWRANPGGGTTDYAVHIFHEALKTGKYQSFLSSETALPMMYMDDAIRATLSLMDAPADQLTIRSSYNLAGLSFTPCQLANEIKNHLPGFEISYADNDPRQAIADSWPKSIDDSQATADWGWKLEYDLPKMVADMLVNLKNVI, from the coding sequence ATGAGCGAAAAAATATTGGTAATTGGTGCCAACGGACAAATAGGCACCGAATTGGTTAACACCCTCCGAACGATTCACGGAGCGGCACAGGTTATTGCTTCAGACATTAACGACCCGGCTTATGCCATTCGCAATAGCGGGCCGTTTGAGTTTGTGAACGTGCTGGATAAGGATAACCTGCACCATATTTTTGATAAACACCGCCCTACCCAGGTTTACCTGCTTGCCGCCATCCTATCGGCCGTGGGTGAACAAAAACCCAAAATGGCCTGGGATCTGAACATGACCGGCCTGATCCAGGTGCTTGATCTCGCGGTAGAGTTTAACGTAGCTAAAGTTTTCTGGCCAAGCAGTATCGCTGTTTTCGGGCCGCACTCGCCACAGTATAATACGCCGCAATATTGTGTGATGGATCCTAACACGGTTTACGGTTTCAGCAAGCTGGCCGGCGAACGCTGGTGCGAATATTACCATGCTAAACACGGGCTTGATGTGCGCAGTTTGCGTTACCCGGGCCTCATCGGCTGGCGTGCAAACCCGGGCGGCGGCACTACCGATTACGCCGTACATATTTTTCACGAAGCGCTGAAAACCGGTAAGTATCAAAGCTTCCTGTCATCTGAAACAGCCCTGCCAATGATGTATATGGACGATGCCATCCGTGCCACGCTATCCCTGATGGATGCCCCGGCCGATCAATTGACCATTCGCAGCAGTTATAACCTGGCTGGCTTGAGTTTTACCCCGTGCCAGCTGGCTAATGAAATTAAAAACCACTTGCCGGGTTTCGAGATAAGTTATGCCGATAACGACCCGCGCCAGGCTATCGCCGACAGCTGGCCAAAATCGATAGACGATAGCCAGGCCACCGCCGACTGGGGCTGGAAACTGGAATACGATCTGCCAAAAATGGTAGCCGATATGCTGGTGAACCTGAAGAACGTTATTTAA
- a CDS encoding YebC/PmpR family DNA-binding transcriptional regulator — MGRAFEFRKERKFKRWAKMAVQFTRLGKEIVMAVKAGGGDPTTNSRLRTAVQNAKAVNMPKDRVEAAIKRATNRDEKDYEELVYEGYAPHGVAVLVETATDNTNRTVANVRSYFTKVGGALGKTGSLDFIFTRKAVFTFEPGERDLEELEFELIDAGLEDLFVEADENGNDIAVIHTAFEDFGKMQKMLEELGIETKSAKLERIPQSFHEVSEDQVADIMKLIDKLEEDDDVQAVYHNMAE; from the coding sequence ATGGGAAGAGCATTCGAATTCCGTAAAGAGAGAAAGTTTAAGCGCTGGGCCAAAATGGCGGTGCAGTTTACCCGTTTGGGTAAGGAAATTGTAATGGCGGTTAAAGCCGGCGGCGGCGACCCGACCACCAACTCGCGCCTGCGCACAGCCGTGCAGAACGCCAAGGCTGTTAACATGCCTAAAGATCGTGTAGAGGCGGCCATAAAACGCGCTACCAACCGCGACGAGAAAGATTACGAAGAACTGGTATACGAAGGTTACGCGCCGCATGGCGTGGCTGTATTGGTAGAGACCGCTACCGATAACACCAACCGTACCGTTGCCAACGTACGCAGCTATTTTACCAAAGTAGGCGGCGCGCTGGGCAAAACCGGTTCGCTTGATTTTATATTTACCCGCAAGGCGGTATTCACCTTCGAGCCGGGCGAGCGCGACCTGGAAGAACTGGAGTTTGAACTGATAGACGCCGGCCTGGAAGACCTGTTTGTGGAAGCCGACGAGAACGGTAACGATATTGCCGTTATCCACACCGCTTTTGAAGATTTTGGCAAAATGCAGAAAATGCTGGAAGAACTTGGTATCGAAACCAAATCGGCCAAGCTGGAGCGTATCCCGCAATCGTTCCACGAAGTGAGCGAAGACCAGGTGGCCGATATCATGAAACTGATAGACAAACTGGAAGAGGACGACGATGTGCAGGCTGTTTACCATAACATGGCCGAGTAA
- a CDS encoding IS1182 family transposase has translation MSSKRPVFKPYQQRQLMAIPPTLDELVPASHPVRVVNDVIDRLYLEPLLKAYHIRGSSSYHPQMLLKVLVYGYVTNTYSSRKLAAACRESVYLMWLSSMNYPDHNTINRFRGVRLKHALRDVFEDVVKLLAEEGLLSIEEVNTDGTKIEANANRYTFVWKKAIQTNKEKMKKQLSEIWDYAQSVAKEEDRLPDPPDFTVIDSEKVNAAVDKLNEKLSSREDVSKQVKSKLRYISKHYPQAIARYEQQEALLGERNSYSKTDTDATFMRMKEDHMKNGQLKPGYNVQISTSNQFIVNYTIHSNTTDTNTLSAHLAQHEVSFGKAPQVLTADAGYGSEENYTRLEQKGTIAFVKYGMFDKEQNENHNNKHPFAANKLFYNQEKDCYICPMGQQMNFIGTSKRKTSTEFEQTVKRYQAVNCANCPLNGICHKSKGNRIIEINENLNRLKQKAHELLNSEEGIQRRKKRCFDVEPVFGNIKQNHGFKRFMLRGKEKVEIEWGLVAIAQNLRKKAA, from the coding sequence ATGTCCTCTAAAAGACCTGTATTCAAGCCCTACCAGCAACGGCAGTTGATGGCTATTCCTCCGACACTTGACGAATTAGTTCCGGCATCGCACCCGGTGCGTGTAGTTAACGATGTGATCGACAGGCTCTATCTGGAACCATTGCTGAAAGCTTATCATATCCGCGGGAGTTCAAGCTATCACCCGCAAATGTTGTTAAAGGTGCTGGTATATGGGTATGTAACCAACACCTACTCCAGCCGAAAGCTGGCAGCAGCCTGCCGGGAAAGCGTTTACCTGATGTGGCTGAGTTCGATGAACTATCCTGATCATAATACGATCAACCGTTTCCGGGGCGTACGTTTGAAGCATGCGCTGCGTGATGTGTTCGAAGATGTGGTGAAACTTTTGGCAGAGGAAGGCCTGCTCAGTATTGAAGAAGTGAATACGGACGGGACAAAGATAGAGGCGAATGCAAACCGGTATACCTTTGTCTGGAAGAAAGCGATTCAGACCAATAAGGAAAAGATGAAAAAGCAGCTGTCAGAGATATGGGACTATGCCCAAAGCGTAGCAAAAGAAGAAGACAGGCTGCCTGATCCGCCTGACTTTACTGTTATTGACAGTGAAAAGGTCAATGCCGCAGTAGATAAACTCAATGAGAAGCTTTCCTCGCGTGAGGATGTTTCCAAACAGGTCAAAAGCAAGCTGCGGTATATCAGCAAACATTACCCGCAGGCCATTGCCCGCTATGAGCAGCAGGAAGCTCTGCTGGGTGAACGCAACAGCTATTCCAAGACCGATACGGATGCCACATTCATGCGGATGAAGGAAGACCACATGAAAAACGGCCAGTTAAAACCGGGGTATAATGTTCAGATATCCACATCCAACCAGTTCATTGTCAATTACACCATTCACTCCAACACCACAGACACCAATACATTAAGTGCTCATTTAGCGCAGCATGAAGTCAGCTTTGGCAAAGCACCGCAAGTGCTTACAGCCGATGCCGGATATGGCTCCGAGGAGAACTACACGCGGTTGGAACAAAAAGGAACAATCGCCTTTGTAAAGTATGGGATGTTCGATAAGGAACAAAATGAGAATCACAACAACAAGCACCCTTTTGCAGCAAATAAGCTTTTTTACAACCAGGAGAAAGATTGTTACATCTGCCCGATGGGCCAGCAAATGAATTTCATCGGAACAAGTAAAAGAAAAACAAGCACGGAGTTTGAACAAACGGTAAAAAGATACCAGGCAGTTAACTGCGCTAACTGTCCGCTGAACGGTATTTGCCATAAATCAAAAGGGAATCGGATCATTGAAATCAATGAAAACCTGAACCGCCTGAAACAAAAGGCGCACGAGCTGTTAAACAGTGAAGAAGGCATACAACGGCGAAAGAAACGCTGCTTTGATGTAGAACCTGTATTTGGTAATATTAAGCAGAACCATGGCTTTAAACGGTTTATGCTCCGCGGCAAGGAAAAAGTAGAAATAGAATGGGGTTTAGTTGCAATCGCACAAAATCTAAGGAAAAAAGCGGCTTAA
- a CDS encoding IS1182 family transposase yields MQGKKHYQEKFFTNFQLSDRVPADNIYRKLKDILDLRFLYEATAKYYGKDGQKSIDPVVFFKLLLVGYLENQPSDRRIVNMAAMRLDILYFIGYDIDEELPWHSTLSRTRQLYDEDVFNTLFKQVLKQCIDKGMLTGKRQAVDSVYVKANAAMDSIREKAIMDDAVDFTRQLKEEDSSDDRPDRPEKPTNTAPKRNNATRASTTDPDARMSVKPGKITRLNYLGQLSVDTGSYIITSIGAFHADKKDSQCLEAVLDKIDSNIKGYGLTTEEIIADANYSSSSALETLISRGITGYIPNTGTYKQERTGFTYDEDNDRYLCDQGNALKFIGYKEHHGISKTYMSKRSDCKNCPARKTCIGKASYKTLTNSLKRPLFDEMHKRMSESYGRQMMIVRQSTVEPVIGNLIEYLGMRKVNTIGIKLANKCMIMAGIAYNLKKLLKYGINGSWQALIMLYGKPDYSIANIIT; encoded by the coding sequence ATGCAAGGGAAGAAACATTATCAGGAGAAGTTTTTCACTAACTTTCAATTATCCGACCGTGTTCCGGCTGACAATATTTATAGAAAACTAAAGGATATTTTAGATCTGCGTTTTCTATATGAGGCGACAGCGAAGTATTACGGAAAAGACGGGCAGAAAAGTATAGACCCGGTCGTTTTCTTCAAGTTGTTACTTGTCGGTTACCTGGAGAACCAGCCCAGCGACAGGCGTATAGTCAATATGGCTGCTATGAGACTGGATATCCTTTACTTTATCGGATATGATATTGATGAGGAACTGCCATGGCATTCTACATTAAGCCGAACACGCCAGCTTTACGATGAGGACGTATTTAATACCTTGTTCAAACAGGTATTAAAGCAGTGTATTGATAAAGGTATGTTAACAGGAAAAAGGCAGGCTGTTGACAGCGTATATGTTAAGGCCAATGCGGCAATGGATAGCATCAGGGAAAAAGCCATCATGGATGATGCCGTGGACTTTACCCGTCAACTGAAGGAAGAGGACAGCAGCGATGACAGGCCCGACAGGCCTGAAAAACCTACGAACACAGCCCCAAAGCGTAATAATGCAACCCGTGCCAGCACGACCGATCCTGATGCGCGAATGTCTGTAAAACCCGGTAAAATAACCCGTTTGAATTACCTGGGGCAGCTTAGTGTAGATACCGGCAGTTATATCATTACAAGCATCGGTGCATTTCATGCGGACAAGAAGGACAGCCAGTGCCTTGAGGCGGTGCTTGACAAGATAGACAGCAATATAAAAGGATATGGATTAACGACCGAAGAGATCATTGCAGACGCTAATTACAGTAGCTCATCCGCATTGGAAACCCTAATCTCAAGGGGAATCACCGGATATATCCCTAACACCGGCACTTATAAACAGGAGCGTACCGGGTTTACCTATGATGAGGATAACGACCGTTACCTTTGCGATCAGGGCAACGCGCTAAAGTTCATTGGATATAAGGAGCACCACGGTATATCAAAGACTTATATGAGTAAACGATCCGACTGTAAGAACTGTCCTGCTCGCAAAACATGCATTGGTAAGGCATCCTATAAAACGCTGACCAATTCTTTGAAAAGGCCATTGTTCGATGAAATGCATAAACGGATGAGCGAGTCTTATGGCAGGCAAATGATGATTGTGCGTCAAAGTACAGTCGAGCCTGTCATTGGAAACCTTATCGAATACCTTGGTATGCGGAAAGTTAACACTATCGGGATCAAACTGGCTAATAAGTGTATGATAATGGCTGGTATCGCTTACAATCTTAAAAAGCTCCTGAAATATGGAATTAATGGTTCATGGCAGGCATTAATAATGCTTTATGGTAAGCCGGATTATAGTATAGCAAACATTATTACTTAA